A stretch of DNA from Shewanella sediminis HAW-EB3:
GACTCGTTCTGGCCGTAACGCCGCCATCGTTAAGATGAAGTTAAAGAACGTACTGCTTGATTCAACGACTGAAACCACCTTTAAAGGTGAAGATAAGATGGAAGATATCATCTTAGAACGTCTTGACTGTACTTATTCATACTTTGCCGATCCTATGTACGTCTTTATGGACGCTGAATACAATCAGTACGACGTAGAATCTGGAAACTTAGGTGATGCTGCGGCTTACATCACTGATGGTATGGAAGAGATTTGCCAGGTAACCTTCTACGAAGGTAAAGCTATCTCAGTTGAACTACCGACGACTATCGTACGCGAAGTGACTTACACTGAGCCTTCTGCACGTGGCGATACTTCAGGTAAAGTAATGAAGCCAGCAACTATCGCTGGTGGCGCAACACTCAGCGTTGCAGACTTCATAAAGACTGGCGAAATGATTGAAATTGATCCTCGCACAGGTGAGTTCAAGAAGCGTGCCTAAGTCATAAAGCTTAATACTTTGAAAACCAGTGCCTGTCACTGGTTTTTTTGTATCTGAACTCAATCGAGGCAGATGCAAACACTAATACCAAGCCAATAAACAGAGAAATATACCAAGCCGGTAAGTTATTAACTTATTATTTAGTGTAATTATCCGCAGTCAATGTCAGATTTATCTTCTAGAAACCCACTTAAGCCCTTCTCAACATCGCCATAATTCGTTATTGTCCCAATACTTAAGTTGTGGCTGATTATAGCCCTACATCGACATAGCATTTTAGAGGTTGTGGATGCGTCCAATTATAAAATCAAATAAGCTAGATACCGTCTGTTATGACATTCGAGGGCCTGTGCATAAAGAGGCGCGCCATCTCGAAGACGAAGGCCATAGAATTTTAAAGCTTAATATCGGTAATCCGGCTCCCTTTGGTTTTGAAGCACCGGAGGAGATTGTCCGTGATGTCATCTTAAATCTTCCCAGCGCGCAGGGGTATTGTGAGTCGAAAGGACTTTTCTCTGCCCGTAAGGCCATAGTGCAGCACTATCAATCGCAGGGGATCTTTGGTGTCGATATTGAAGATGTCTATATTGGTAATGGCGTATCCGAGCTTATTGTGATGGCGATGCAGGGACTGTTAAATACCGATGACGAGGTGCTCATCCCCTCACCCGATTACCCCTTATGGACAGCTGCCGTTCACCTGTCAGGCGGCAAGGCACAACATTACCGCTGTGATGAGGAATCTGATTGGTTTCCCGATCTGGACGATATCAAGAGTAAGATCACGCCTCGCACCCGGGCTTTAGTACTCATCAACCCCAATAACCCAACGGGCGCGGTTTACTCCAGAGACCTACTGCTTGAAGCCGTCGAGATCTGTCGTCAGCATGATCTGATCCTGTTCGCAGATGAGATTTACGACAAGATACTTTACGATGAAGCTCAGCATATTCCTGCTGCCAGCCTCTCAGATGACATCTTAACCGTGACATTCAATGGCCTGTCCAAATCATACCGTGCCGCTGGCTTTCGTGTCGGCTGGATGATGCTATCGGGTAACTTAAAAGATGCTAAGAGTTATATCGAAGGCTTAGATATGCTGGCTTCGATGCGACTGTGTTCGAACGTGCCGAATCAACACGCCATTCAGACCGCATTGGGAGGTTATCAGAGTATCAATGAGCTGCTTATCGATGACGGCCGTTTGAAAGTACAGCGCGATACCTGCGTTGAATTACTCAACCAAATCCCGGGCATAAGTGTCAAATGTCCCAAAGGGGCCATGTACGCTTTCCCTAAGCTCGATGCTAAGAAATTTAACATCCGTGATGACGAACGTTTGGTTCTCGATCTTCTGAAACAGAAAAAAATTCTTCTGGTACAAGGCACCGCCTTCAACTGGCCAGAACCTGACCATCTCAGAGTCGTGTTTTTACCTCATAAAGAGGAACTTGAAAAAGCATTAATCGAGTTCGGTGAGTTTATGGATGGCTACAGGCAATAATGCCTTAACCTAGACATTATGTTTCGCCGATTTAAAGCGATCATTCGATCGCTTTAAATCGCTCGTTGCTTGTAATGAACCGAGGGCAATTCGCGTAACCGCTTCGCGGCCTGCTCCGGGGTAATATCCCTTTGAACCTCTGCCATCAACTCATAGCCCACCATGAATTTTCTGATAGAAGCCGAGCGTAGTAATGGCGGGAAAAAATGGGCATGCAGGGTCCACTCAGGATGTGAGTCATCATCGAACGGTGCTCCATGCCACCCCATTGAATAGGGAAATGAGGTTTGAAACAGATTGTCGTACCTGATGGTAATGTCTTGAATTATATCGGCGAGTGATTGGCGATTGACTTCGGTTAATTCGGTGAGTCTTTGAATCGGAAATCGGGGTAATAACAAAGTTTCAAATGGCCAGGCAGCCCAGTAAGGCACAACTACCACCCAATCTTTGTTACTGGCGACAACCCTCTCTTCGTTTAACAGCTCCCGACTCATATAATCATTTAGCAGAGCGCGACTAAATTTCTTATAATATTCACTGAAATTTTCCAGCTTCTTAGCAGCCATAGTGGGCAATTGAGACTGTGCCCAGACCTGACCATGTGGATGGGGGTTAGAGCAGCCCATCACAGCCCCTTTATTCTCAAAGATCTGTACCCACGGGTATACTCGTCCCAGCTCGGCGCTCTGCTCTTGCCAGCTTGAGATCACCTGAACAATCTCACCTATCTCCAATTCAGGTATCGTTTTGCTGTGATCGGGGGAGAAACAGATCACCCTACTCTCTCCCTGCTCCGTTTGCATGGAAAAGAGAGGATCATCTGATCTCTTTTCCGGTCCACTCGGTTTCAGCGCCGCAAAATCATTTTGAAAAACAAACGTCCCCAGATAGTGAGGGTTAACCTCACCACTTATCCGCTCGTTTCCTGCACACAAAAAACAATTTTCGTCATAACTCGGTTTAGCCGTTTCATCGAGAGCTTCTACCTGGCCCTGCCATGGTCGTTTGGCGCGGTGAGGTGAAAGTAAGATCCACTCTGATGTTAACGGATTATATCGGCGATGAGGATGCTCAGTTGGATCGAATTGCTCTGAAATTGTCACAGCAGCTAGCCTTATTTCTACAAATAGCTTATGTGTCTACTCTAGCTGTATAGAGATCATCACGTCATTCCTGAAAAGATACTTTTACCTCTCGTTTAATATCATTCCTTAAGAATTGTGGATAATTGCTTACCCACAATCCCAAAGCAGACCAATGAATGCATACCGCTAATTACGGTATAGCATGGAACATCTGTTCATCATCCATCGAATGTGTCGACCCTGTTCCCGTTGACAAAGCTGCTGCATCTTCAGACTGAGTATCGATGATTAAAGGCCCCTCACCATTCTCTCCCAACAGACCATTGATTATCTGCCCATCGGTATTACCAAACGCAGCTTTCAGATCGACCCCATCCAGAACGATATGCTGCTCGAATGTGCCATCACCGTCACCATCTATATCTATGGTAGTAGAGTGACTGGCACTGTCGACGCTGAAGTTAAGGTACTCGTCGAGATTGCCGTTATTTTCTCCCTGAAGTAGATCGCTCAAGTCCAGCTTATCTTCATTAAGATCAAAGTCGGTAATATGATCTGTTCCCTCTTCTCCCTTGGCCCAGATGAATGTATCTGCGCCGCTGCCGCCGCTTAATATGTCATCACCCAGTCCGCCGATCATCATGTCGTTACCATCACCACCGAGCAGAATATCACTGTCTGAGCCGCCAACGAGAACATCATCACCGGCGCCGCCATCTAATACATCACCGAATACCAGTTTAGATTGAGCCCCGCCCTCATAGGCAAGATAGACCCCGCTCTTTTCCGAGCCATCGCTCAGGGCAACGGTGAAGGTGACCGCTTGCTGTGCAAATGCATTACTGGCGTTACTGTTGAGCATACTGGTATCGAGGGTAAACCAGAATTCATCACCTGATGTAAAATCACCCTCGGCAAATTTAGCCGTGATAATAGAGCCGTCCTCGGACAGGGTGAAAATACTGAACGATGGGTTCAGGCCGATTGAATCACCGAGTGCATAATTTTCGATGAAGGCATCATTATCATGGCCGCCTTTGAGATTAACACTGACACTGGTAACCGACAGTGCATCGCTGTTACTGGCAAATTTGAAACCAAACGGATTGGTTATGATAGGCCTCCAGTTCTCACCCGGTGTCACGATGGCGGTGATCAACGCGTCATTCGGCATTACCTCCCCGTTACCGGAGTTGATAATAATATCGTTTTCTGCCGTTCCGATTAACTGCTGCGCATAGTCCAGATCAACATGAGTTGTATCTTCACCTTTATCACTGCTGCCCTTTAGGGTGTAATTGAAACTCGAATCCTCTGTCGTTGAAGACAGAGTCACAACGCCGCCATTGAGCGTCACATTATCGCCGGAGACCTGAGTGACACCGGCATTACCCGCAGTCTTATCGCCGTGGAGCAGGTATTCGACCGGAATATCTATGGTAGTACCTTCGGCCAAATTGGTAATGATATTGTTCGAGTTAGCATCAAGGTTTGCATGGTAATCGATACCAAGATCTAAAGTGACTGAGGCAGTATCTCCATCACCGTCAGTCACTACGGCGACCAAAGATTCTTGCTCATTGAGCACATCACGATCCACATCGATAGAGTAACTGTACTCACCGGTATCGAAATTAACGGTGAACTTGCCACCAAGTGCCGTCATAAACACCTGAACCGGATTTACACCATCATAGTTATGGGTCACACCATCGACAGCTATGCTCTCTATGTGTCCACCATCGGCGCCGAATACGACACCAGTGGTATAACTCCCCTTTATGGTATCACCATCGAAATAGTTGAGTATGGTGCTGGCTAGATCTTCCGGGTCATCGAGTTTAACCGCATAGACTTCATCACCGTCGACCTCAGGATAAGCAACGGGTAGCAGATCACTCAAGCCCGCACTGCCGATACCGATGCCGAACGCTGTCTTATAGCCACTGTTTACAAGATAACTCTCCCAGATAGACTGCAATGCGGGATCAACTTCCTGCCCCGGTGACGGGGAGCCATCGGAGATAAAGTAGAGCAGGCTTTGATCGGCTCCATCAGGCAGCGACCCGCTATTCATTACCGCATTGAGTGCCGCATCATAGTGAGTCGGTCCATAGGTGACCAATGATTCCAGGTAGCTGATGGCGCCGGCCACATCGTCAATCAACCAGCCGGACGAACCGGTATTGCTGTGGAAATTGACAATCTGAATATTAACATTGCCTGTGCTATCTACCTCGTTAATCAAGGCGGTTAGCGCATCGATAGCCACTTCAAGGTAGGTTTGTCCATTACCGACCGGGTCGCCCATACTGCCGGATACATCCAATACCAGAGTCAGGTTTGTGGTGACAACATCTGCATTAGCCTGTAGGTTCTGGCTGATATCATGTACAACAGGTGCATCATCACTTATCTTGACGGTCAGGCTGGCACTACTGTTGCTGCCAAGACTGTTAGTTAAGGTGTAATCGAAAGACTCACTGGCAATGTCACCGTCGGTGCTATTGGCCGTCAGCTTATATTCGTAGTCTCCGGCTCTGTGATCGGTTGAATCTTCACTATAAACAGCCAGCTCACCCAAGGCCGTAGTCACAGTGATGACACCGTTTACGGCGGCGACGCCTTCCACTTCAGTGATATGAGTTGAGCTACTTACACCTGAATCATTATCGAGCAGGTTACCGGTAGTGATATTACTGCCGTCACCGGCTGTCGTACCAGACGCCAGGCCGGATTCGGCCACGCTGGCAGAATCGTTTATCGCTTCTGGGTTTGAGTCTTGATTGATGAGCAGTGTCGCCGAATCGCTGTCGCCATCGGCATCGGTAAGAATATATTCAAACTCATCACTAGTCAGCGGATGCACTACCACCGTTTGCAACGAAGTCAGTGACAAGGAACTACTGGAATCTGCCGTTATCACAACATATTGATAAGCTTGACCTGAATCAAGGTTCAGTGAATCACTGCCAGAAAAGCTTCCTCTATCCACCAGTTGACCATCATTGTCATAGATAGACCACTGTCCATTGACACTACTGGCGTTTTCTTCCCCGCCATTTAACCCTAATGATACCTCGTTGAAATTTGCCTCGAGATCGATAACTACCGACTCACCATACTCTATCCATTCGTTGTTACCTGCTCCTACCTGAGTGTCATTACCTCCTATGCCTATGCCATTTTCGGTAAGCATAGACCTGTTAAGAGTATTACCATTGACAAAATCGGTGGATGAGTTAAACCCGTACAGCTGAACACCATTCCCAACAACAAGAGCGCCGGCGTCGAGGTTAACGAATTCGTTTAGCGTCGATTGGTAGCTGTAATTGCCATCCTGATTAACCGTTAAGATACCATCATCGGTCGTGATAGTGAGGTTACCTTCGGCATCGAAATCACTGTATCTGATTCCCCCATAGGATACTGAAGAGATGTTTGCCGAATCGGCGCCCAGGCTGTCGACACCCGCGCCATCGGTGCCCGCTGCGGTGATAACGTTTCCATGAGCCGTACCACCGAAGCCGATACTGTCGGTATCATCGTTTGCGACGGGCGCCGTATCGGCAACGTTGACAGTGACCTTGGTCCAGGTTGATTTTTCTACGCCATTAGATGACTGATAGTAGAAGCTGTCGGTCAGGTTATCACTGCCATTGTGAACCAGGCTCGCAGGAGCCTGATAACTGTAACTGCCATCGGGATTAATGGTGACGGTGCCACCGAGCGCCGTAGTAAAGCTCGCGCCCAGTTCTGTGGTCGCTATCGCACCACTACCCCAGCTGTTTGTTGCTAACGAGATCACTGACAAGCTACCTGAGTCGTAGCCGTCGTCATTGTCTAACAGGCTCGCCTCATTGAAGTTGGTAGACTCGCCTTCGGTGAGCTCTAAACTATCCTCTTGTGTTTCAGGTGGCGTGCTGGTCTTAGGCTTTACGGCAAACTCCCCTTCGACACTATCACCATCGCCGTCGGTGATGAGAACATTGAAGTCAATATCGCCATCGGTAGTGGGTTTGATATCCTGATACTGATGGAAATCCCACTGCCCGGTACCCGGTGTGAACTCAAGCTTAAAGATCACGACTCCGGATGCGGTTTGTCCCAACAGGGTGTTACCCGATTGAGTGATTGTTATGGCTTCGCCGCTGCTTGTCACAAGACCCGTTTCATCACTCCCGGTCAGTTCGATAGAGCCAGCTCCATCGGCCCCCCACTCTGGAGTGACAGTTCCCGATGCATAGGCAATTGGATCGCCTGTTTCAACTCCGACAAATTCAATCGATTTTATCGTCAGATCACTGTTATCACCGTGCTCAGCCGGACGACCGTTATCCGTCGCCCTGATAACAACACTGTCAAATCCACCCTCGAGTACTTCGAAGTTTGCCGCATAGTCGCCGTGGTTTGCATCGGAAGTAAAGTTTTGACTCGTAACCAGCTCACCATCGCGGTAAAACTCGGCTACGCCGACCTCTAGCTCACCGCCAAACATCTTGCTGAACTCTATGTTCATACCGAATGCGACGGTCCCCGGATCGAGAGTAATAATAACCTCTTCCGAAGCTGAGCTACCATCGTCAAACTTACGAAACTCAACTTCGTTGTTTAAAGGAAGGTAAGGTGAGCCAGCACTGGCAACCCCTATCCCCTGACTGCTACCGTTCAGCTCACTTTTGACCAGAGTTGAATCTGTGGCCGAGCTAAATCCACGGCCGGTAATAGTAAAGCCGTCGAAATCCAGCGAGTCATGAACGCCCGAAGAGTGAGTTAATTCAGTCTCTCCAATTAATGCGTCCGGAATATCGTTAAAGGTGACCTCAACGGCCGGTACGGCGCTAAACTCGGGGGCATCATCTTCGACGGTAACAGAGAAACTACCGCTCGCCGTCCCGCCATTTCCATCGGAGACATTAACGCCGAGAACCAATGAAAGTGTATCTTCAGCGTTGCCATCGCTATGATCCACGGCACCATTCAAGGTCAACTTATAACCCCAACCCCCGGATGAGTTTCCAGCTGGAGCTGTCAGGCTGATCGCCATTATCTCTTGATAACTATTCTCGCCGGGTGTACCAACATAACCGGATAGACTCTCAGTGTCCTCATCCCATGCCCACTGCACTGCTTGTCCACCTGATGTTACCCCTTGCGGGCCAGAAAGAGTGACCGACAAGGTATCGCCATCGATATCCTGCAGGCTAAATGCCCCACTCGCAGTCACTGAATCTGTGGTATCTAAGCTGCCCTGGTTATCGGCGAGACCCGTTGATAGCCCCTCTTCTGAGACCACGGCATCGGTGATACCGCTTATTGTTGGCTTATCATTCCCCGGAGAGACCATGATCTTTAGGGTCGAGGTATCATCGCTCGAACCATCGGTCAGGCTATAGGTGATCACAGGGACCGAACCGTTATAGTTGGTAGCTGGGGTGAAGGTGTAATCACCATGGCTATCGAGGCTGAATGTCCCGACATTAGCGATATTAATGTCACTGCCATCGGCCTGATACACAGTACTATTCCCCTCTAAGGTAAAGCTGGTTACCGTGATCTCGCCGTCGACACTGGTACCGTCGATCACATTGTCACCTACTTGCGGGCTGTCTTCAGCGATGGTGAGTATTTCATTATTATCGGTAAAACCATCATTATCAGGCGTGACTGTTATGCTGAGGGTCGAGGTGTCCCCGCTTGAGCCATCGGTCAGGCTGTAGGTGATCACCGGTACCGCGCCTTTATAGTTGGCGGCGGGCGTAAAGGTGTAGTCACCATGACTGTCGAGGCTAAACGTACCGACATTAGCGATATTAATGTCACTGCCATCGGCCTGATACACAGTGCTATCGTCACCTACGGTAAAACTGGATACGGTGATATTACCATCGACACTGGTGGCGTCGATCACATTGTCACCTACTTGCGGGCTGTCTTCGGCGATGGTGAGTATTTCATTATTATCGGTAAAACCATCATTATCAGGCGTGACTGTTATGCTGAGGGTCGAGGTGTCCCCGCTTGAGCCATCGGTC
This window harbors:
- the efp gene encoding elongation factor P, with product MKTAHEIRPGNVIMLNGSPWVVQKTETTRSGRNAAIVKMKLKNVLLDSTTETTFKGEDKMEDIILERLDCTYSYFADPMYVFMDAEYNQYDVESGNLGDAAAYITDGMEEICQVTFYEGKAISVELPTTIVREVTYTEPSARGDTSGKVMKPATIAGGATLSVADFIKTGEMIEIDPRTGEFKKRA
- a CDS encoding pyridoxal phosphate-dependent aminotransferase; this encodes MRPIIKSNKLDTVCYDIRGPVHKEARHLEDEGHRILKLNIGNPAPFGFEAPEEIVRDVILNLPSAQGYCESKGLFSARKAIVQHYQSQGIFGVDIEDVYIGNGVSELIVMAMQGLLNTDDEVLIPSPDYPLWTAAVHLSGGKAQHYRCDEESDWFPDLDDIKSKITPRTRALVLINPNNPTGAVYSRDLLLEAVEICRQHDLILFADEIYDKILYDEAQHIPAASLSDDILTVTFNGLSKSYRAAGFRVGWMMLSGNLKDAKSYIEGLDMLASMRLCSNVPNQHAIQTALGGYQSINELLIDDGRLKVQRDTCVELLNQIPGISVKCPKGAMYAFPKLDAKKFNIRDDERLVLDLLKQKKILLVQGTAFNWPEPDHLRVVFLPHKEELEKALIEFGEFMDGYRQ
- a CDS encoding UDP-glucose--hexose-1-phosphate uridylyltransferase, whose product is MSEQFDPTEHPHRRYNPLTSEWILLSPHRAKRPWQGQVEALDETAKPSYDENCFLCAGNERISGEVNPHYLGTFVFQNDFAALKPSGPEKRSDDPLFSMQTEQGESRVICFSPDHSKTIPELEIGEIVQVISSWQEQSAELGRVYPWVQIFENKGAVMGCSNPHPHGQVWAQSQLPTMAAKKLENFSEYYKKFSRALLNDYMSRELLNEERVVASNKDWVVVVPYWAAWPFETLLLPRFPIQRLTELTEVNRQSLADIIQDITIRYDNLFQTSFPYSMGWHGAPFDDDSHPEWTLHAHFFPPLLRSASIRKFMVGYELMAEVQRDITPEQAAKRLRELPSVHYKQRAI
- a CDS encoding retention module-containing protein, translating into MVITQSGEVLLASGDIKVEVNNVVENVTQGKHIQAGSILFIEDSAELNIAYEDGTELYQGQIDQIVDNNEISDALSVAAEIAQLQDLIAAEEDPTALLPETAAGAGAGNEGESHFISVGRTGDETIAAAGYSTIGSTQISLDTTNSIDSSDVDEPSALENDSNTITEDSVATGNVLDNDTDVDSDLSVVGFEVDGSTYSAGTRVILDDGTLVLNTDGNYTFTPNENWNGTVPVITYTVNTGSSATLTIVVTPVDDASILADDSNTIAEDTVATGNVLDNDADIDNDLSVMSFEVEGSTYSAGTTVILDDGSLVLNTDGSYTFTPNENWNGTVPVITYTVNTGSSATLTIAVTPVDDASILADDSNTIAEDTVATGNVLDNDADIDNDLSVVSFEVEGSTYNAGTTVILDDGSLVLNTDGSYTFTPNENWNGTVPTVTYTVNTGSSATLNIIVTPVDDASILADDNNTIAEDTVATGNVLDNDADIDNELNVVGFEAEGNTYNAGTTAILEDGSLVINSDGSYSFTPNDNWNGTVPVITYTVNTGSSANLNIIVTPVNDDFTDNDEVRTIAEDSPQVGGNVIDGVSVDGDITVTTFNIAGDNSIYQADGSNITINNVGTFSLNSNGDYTFTPAANYNGSVPVITYSLTDGSSGDTSTLSITVTPVNDDFIDNNEVRTIAEDSPEIGGNVIDGTSVDGNIMVTSFTIGSNSTIYQADGSDITINNVGTFGLDSHGDYTFTPAANYNGSVPVITYSLTDGSSGDTSTLSITVTPDNDGFTDNDEIRTIAEDSPQVDGNVIDANSVDGNITVSSFTIAGDSTTYQADGRDISISNVGTFSLDSQGNYTFTPAANYNGSVPVITYNLTDGSSGDTSTLSITVTPDNDGFTDNNEILTIAEDSPQVGDNVIDATSVDGNITVSSFTVGDDSTVYQADGSDINIANVGTFSLDSHGDYTFTPAANYKGAVPVITYSLTDGSSGDTSTLSITVTPDNDGFTDNNEILTIAEDSPQVGDNVIDGTSVDGEITVTSFTLEGNSTVYQADGSDINIANVGTFSLDSHGDYTFTPATNYNGSVPVITYSLTDGSSDDTSTLKIMVSPGNDKPTISGITDAVVSEEGLSTGLADNQGSLDTTDSVTASGAFSLQDIDGDTLSVTLSGPQGVTSGGQAVQWAWDEDTESLSGYVGTPGENSYQEIMAISLTAPAGNSSGGWGYKLTLNGAVDHSDGNAEDTLSLVLGVNVSDGNGGTASGSFSVTVEDDAPEFSAVPAVEVTFNDIPDALIGETELTHSSGVHDSLDFDGFTITGRGFSSATDSTLVKSELNGSSQGIGVASAGSPYLPLNNEVEFRKFDDGSSASEEVIITLDPGTVAFGMNIEFSKMFGGELEVGVAEFYRDGELVTSQNFTSDANHGDYAANFEVLEGGFDSVVIRATDNGRPAEHGDNSDLTIKSIEFVGVETGDPIAYASGTVTPEWGADGAGSIELTGSDETGLVTSSGEAITITQSGNTLLGQTASGVVIFKLEFTPGTGQWDFHQYQDIKPTTDGDIDFNVLITDGDGDSVEGEFAVKPKTSTPPETQEDSLELTEGESTNFNEASLLDNDDGYDSGSLSVISLATNSWGSGAIATTELGASFTTALGGTVTINPDGSYSYQAPASLVHNGSDNLTDSFYYQSSNGVEKSTWTKVTVNVADTAPVANDDTDSIGFGGTAHGNVITAAGTDGAGVDSLGADSANISSVSYGGIRYSDFDAEGNLTITTDDGILTVNQDGNYSYQSTLNEFVNLDAGALVVGNGVQLYGFNSSTDFVNGNTLNRSMLTENGIGIGGNDTQVGAGNNEWIEYGESVVIDLEANFNEVSLGLNGGEENASSVNGQWSIYDNDGQLVDRGSFSGSDSLNLDSGQAYQYVVITADSSSSLSLTSLQTVVVHPLTSDEFEYILTDADGDSDSATLLINQDSNPEAINDSASVAESGLASGTTAGDGSNITTGNLLDNDSGVSSSTHITEVEGVAAVNGVITVTTALGELAVYSEDSTDHRAGDYEYKLTANSTDGDIASESFDYTLTNSLGSNSSASLTVKISDDAPVVHDISQNLQANADVVTTNLTLVLDVSGSMGDPVGNGQTYLEVAIDALTALINEVDSTGNVNIQIVNFHSNTGSSGWLIDDVAGAISYLESLVTYGPTHYDAALNAVMNSGSLPDGADQSLLYFISDGSPSPGQEVDPALQSIWESYLVNSGYKTAFGIGIGSAGLSDLLPVAYPEVDGDEVYAVKLDDPEDLASTILNYFDGDTIKGSYTTGVVFGADGGHIESIAVDGVTHNYDGVNPVQVFMTALGGKFTVNFDTGEYSYSIDVDRDVLNEQESLVAVVTDGDGDTASVTLDLGIDYHANLDANSNNIITNLAEGTTIDIPVEYLLHGDKTAGNAGVTQVSGDNVTLNGGVVTLSSTTEDSSFNYTLKGSSDKGEDTTHVDLDYAQQLIGTAENDIIINSGNGEVMPNDALITAIVTPGENWRPIITNPFGFKFASNSDALSVTSVSVNLKGGHDNDAFIENYALGDSIGLNPSFSIFTLSEDGSIITAKFAEGDFTSGDEFWFTLDTSMLNSNASNAFAQQAVTFTVALSDGSEKSGVYLAYEGGAQSKLVFGDVLDGGAGDDVLVGGSDSDILLGGDGNDMMIGGLGDDILSGGSGADTFIWAKGEEGTDHITDFDLNEDKLDLSDLLQGENNGNLDEYLNFSVDSASHSTTIDIDGDGDGTFEQHIVLDGVDLKAAFGNTDGQIINGLLGENGEGPLIIDTQSEDAAALSTGTGSTHSMDDEQMFHAIP